Within Pseudodesulfovibrio senegalensis, the genomic segment GTCCTAACCGAGTCTGACGAGTTTGTGGCCCTGGACGGCAAGGTCGAGATGGACGACAACTTCGTGGAACTCAACCCGGACATGGAAGAATACTACCAGCCCGAACATGCCTCAAAAGAGGAAAACGAGGCTCGCGAAGCCGGACTTTCCTTCGTCAAACTACCCGGATGGGTCGGGCTTGTGGTCAACGGGGCCGGGCTGGCCATGGCCACCATGGACCTGCTCAATTTCTCCGGCCTCTCTGCCAGCAATTTTCTGGACCTTGGCGGAGCCGCGGACCGCACACGCATGGCCACGGCATTGCGACTCCTGTTTGACGATACGGCCGTGAAAGCCATCTTCATCAACATGTTCGGAGGCATACTTTCCTGTGAAAAAGTAGCCAGAGCTCTTGAAGACGTGCTGGACGGCAGGCAACCGCGCAAGCCCATCGTGGCCCGCATGGCCGGCAAGGATTCCGAACAGGGACAAGCCGTGCTCAGGGAAATGAATGTTCAAAACCTGCATGTTGCGCGGGACATGGCACAAGCCATGGAGATTCTCGCCTCGCTCAAGCCGGAAAACGCACCGAAAGTCGACTTCCCCGCCCCCATGGGCACACGCACAGCCAAACCGCAAAAGGCAACAGGCCATGTCTCTGCCCACAATTTCGGCATAGACAAGGACACCCCCATTCTGGTGCAGGGAATCACCGGCAAGGTGGGCCAAATGCACACGACCCTGATGCAGGAGTACGGAGCCAACATCGTTGCGGGCGTGACCCCGTTCAAGGGAGGGCAAACCATACTCGGCGTCCCAGTGTACGACTCCGTGGAAAAAGCGTTGCGCCACCACGAAATCGGGGCCAGCATCATCTTCGTACCGCCGCGCATGGCGGCCGACGCCGTGGTGGAGGCTGCCGTAAACCACATACCCTGGGCGATCTGCATCACGGAAGGAATTATCCAGCAGGATATGCTCAGTGCGCTTTGGCAGGTAAAGGACAGCCCCACACGAATCGTTGGGCCGAATACTCCCGGCCTGATCGTGCCCGGGCAAACAAAAATTGGAATCCTTCCCCCGCAACCCTTTACTCCGGGGCCGGTTGCCATTATCTCACGTAGCGGGACGTTGACATATGAGGTGGCCCAACGCCTGACCAATGCCGGAATCGGTCAATCCCTCGGGTTCGGCATCGGCGGTGACCCCTTCATTGGAACATCGTTCGTGGATATGTTCGAAATGCTGCGCAATCATGCGGCCACAAAGGCTGTCGTGGTTCTCGGAGAAATCGGCGGGACCGCCGAGGAAGACCTGGCCCACTATGTCATGGATACCGGGTTCGACAAACCCGTCATTTCATTTGTTGCCGGGCAAACAGCGCCTCCGGGCAAGCGGCTCGGCCACGCCGGAGCCATCCTGCAACAGGGCGGCAGCACGCAATCCAAGCTCGAAACCATGGCAGAAGCCGGTTTCGTCGTTTGCGAAAGCCTTGAGATCATACCCGAACTGACGGCAAAAATATTGGATGAAACAAAGGAACCATAGGTTGAAAATCCTGCTTTTGGATCTTGGAAAACAAATGCGTGGCGGCCAACGCCAGGTGCTTTATCTGGCCCGCCACCTTCAGAATATTCCCGGTTTCGAACCGCACATCGTTGCCCCGGAAGCGAGCCCGCTTCCGGGCCGTGCCCGCGAATGGAACATCCCCTGTTCAACCATTCCCGCGGCAAGCGACCTGAACCCCGTGAACATCCTGTCTTTTTTCAAACTGCTCAAAAAAATCAGGCCGAACGTCATCCACACCAATGATGCCAAAGGTGCGTCGCTTGGTTCACTGGCCAAAAGCGCCAGTCGACACGACTTCAAGCTGATACATTCCCGCCGGGTCTCCTACTCTCCCAAAAAGGGATGGAGCACCAAAAAATATGCAATGGGGGACATGATAGTCGGTGTGAGCAAAGAAATCTGCCAGGCAATGACAGGTTGCGGCATTGACGAAAGAAAGACACGAGTCATTCACAGCGGCATCGATGCGAACCTGTATTCGCCACGAAAAAGCAAGGAATCACTCTTCACCATCGGAGCTATCGGGGCACTGACCAAACAAAAAGGCATGCACGTTCTTCTGGATGCCCTCAAGGAACTGCGCCAGAAAACGAATCTTCCCGAATGGCAATGTCTCATCGCCGGGAACGGTCCGCTCATGAACGATCTGCAGTCACACGCCAACGTCCTCGGGATAAGTGATGCAATTCTGTTCCTCGGGCACGCGGAAAGTACTACAGTACTTGAAAAAATCGACGTACTGGCTGTGCCGTCCGTGGATGGGGAAGGCTCCAATGCGGTTATCAAGGAAGGCTGGGCAACAGGCACGCCTTTGATAACGTCCGATCTGCCTTCCAATCTGGAACTGGTTACCGATAAACAGGACGGGCTGGTCTTCCCCAATCGTGATGCCAAGGCACTTGCCGAGGCCCTCAGCCGGCTGATGACTGACGACGATCTGGCTCGATCCCTTGTCAAGGCAGGTCATGACAGCGTTGACAGATTCTCCGTGCAGGTGATGGGCGAACAATACGTTCAACTCTACAAAGAGCTTGCAACGTAGCTATCAGGTAAATTCGCCATCCAGCATCAGATGGGAAAAATAACCGAGCAAAAAAGCGAGATAAAAACGAACAAAGGGCTCAGGCTCCCTGACACCCATAAATAAAACGGGCACGAGAACAATGGGCAGCGGCACCACCAGCATGGCCCACCATGTGTGCGTCCATCCACGATGGTGCCCGATGGCAGGCAGCATGGCAAAAAGCCCGAGCCAGGCGGCCCAGACATACATTTTCAGGTAAATCATCCCGGCATCGACTAAAATCATCAGGGAATAAAAAAGATTCTGCCCTTTTGAATCCGTATCCACATCCGGAAAAAGTGCGCCCAGCAGGCAGAACCCCACCAGTCCGGCAATCTCCATCGGGTCACGGGCAAGCCAGCCGAGCATAACGGCTCCGACCACACCCATGATGCCGAAAAACAAACCTCCAGCAATGTGTCCCCTGTACCCCGGCAACGAACTATTCCTCGAAATCCCCGGACCGGGGTAATTTATCCAGCACAAACGGCAGCACGGTTTCGGGCAACAACTCCGTCATGCATCGAAACGTGCCGTTCTCACACGTATCCCGTTTGCACCAACAGTCCACACGATTGGCGATATAGTCATGGTCCGGACTGGGAAAAGTCCATGAAAATCCTGAATTGGAACCGACCATGGTGAATGTTGGCGTACCCACGGCCAAGGCAAAATGGCGCGGAGCCGAACAATTTCCCAAATGCAGACAGGCATGCTCCATGATTGCGGCTGTCTGCCGAATCTGGAGCACTTCCGGGTTGATATGGCAACACTCCTTGCGCTTCACACCGTCAAAGACCATCTGCACCTGATCCTTTTCACCCGGACCGTACAAAAGCAGAAAGCGCAAAAACGGCCGCTCCTCGAGCAATGCGTTCATCAGCGTGGAAAAATGTCCGGCAGGCCAACGGCGCGCATCGCTCCAATGGGTCGCATCCACGGTCACCAAGACATGTTCAGGCTTGATCCCAATCCCATCCAAAAATGACTCGGCCTCATTGCGTTCCTGTTGCGTGGGATACATCCTCGGCCGTTCACCGTTCCATTCAATACCCAAGGGACGCATAACCGACATCTTGGCCTTGACCGCATAGCCCATGTCCATTGCATTCCAATGAGTATACAATGGACGGTTATACCACTTGGGCGGATAGCTGAGCCGAACGGAAGCACCGGAAGCCAACACGGCCGTTCGACATCGCGGCAGCTGCTGAAAATCGATCACCAGATCAAACCGTGTCCTGCGCATTTCCACAAGCTGCCCGAACCTGGACAACAGTCCGGAGTCCCTGTCAAACGCCCAGATTCGATCAATGTTCGGATTGTTGCTGACCACCGGGACACATTTCTTCTCCGTGGCCAGATGCAGTTCCGCCTGCGGATAGGCCCGGCGCAACAGTGTAAACGCCGGCGTGGACAGAACCACGTCGCCGATTTGCCGCTGCTGGCAGACCAGAATCCGTTCCGGCGCAAGCTGAGAAATGTCTTTCTTCATGAATTTTTCGCCGTTTATTCCCCGGCGCTCATGGCCCGGGCGTCCTCTTCACTCAAGGACTGACAAAATTGCAAGGAATGCAAAGTGTTGTAAAGATCACAGGATTCAAGCAGAGCTTCATGGTTACCCATGCCCACGATCCGCCCCTTCTGCATGACAACGATCTTATCCGCATTGAGCACCGTGGAAAGACGGTGGGCAATGACAATGCTGGTCCTGTTCTCCATCAAGTTGTCCAAGGCCTTCTGAACAATCCTTTCCGCCTGCGTATCCAACGCGCTGGTGGCCTCGTCGAGAATGAGTAGAGCCGGATCCTTGAGCAACGCGCGGGCAATGGTGATGCGCTGCTTCTGGCCGCCGGAAAGCTTAACCCCCCGTTCGCCACACATGGTTTCATATCCTTCAGGCAATTCACTGATGAAATCATGGGCAAAGGCGGCCTTGGCTGCGTCCACAAGTTGCGCCTCGTCCACATCATCCATTCCATAGCAGATGTTTTCGCGGATGGTGGCGTTGAACAACACGGCATCCTGCGAAACCATGCCGATGTTGCGGCGCAGCGAGCCAAGATCATACTCGGGTAAGGAACGTCCGTTGATTCGGATGTCCCCCCTGCAAACATCGTAAAAACGCGGAATCAGGTTGACCAGCGTGGTTTTTCCCGAACCGCTCGGCCCGACCAAGGCAATCTGCTCACCTTGAGCAACGGAAAGATGGAAATCACTGACGGCCTCTTCCCCCGCCGTAGGGTACGAAAAGGTGACGTGATCAAACTCAATGGAACCCAAGGGCGGTTCAAACGCCGCGTCACCGCCCTTTTCACAAGCGATCTCCGTGGAGTCCAACAAACCGAACACGCGCTCGGCGCTGGCCAAAGCCTGCTGCACGTTTTTGTTGGCGTCGTTGATCTTTTTGATGGGCTCGTAAAGCATGAACAACGCGGTTACAAAGGAGAAAAACGAACCGGCGTCAATGTTTCCGGCAACCACCTGACTGCCCCCGTACCACAAGGCAAAACTGATGCTGATGCCGCCGATAAATTCCATGGTACGCGAGGAAAGTTCGCTGGCAAGCACCTGTTTTTTCGACAAGTGGACAACACCGTAACTTTCCTTGGCAAATTTGCTCTTCTCGGTCTCCTCGGTGTTGAAGGCCTTGACCACCTTAACCCCACTCAGACTTTCCTGCGTAACCGAGTTGATATCCGCTGCCTGAACCTGCAACTTGCGGCCGACCTTGCGGAGCTTCTTGCTGAAATACAAAATGCACAACAACCCGAGCGGCAGGACAACCAGCGTTTTCAGGGCCAGAAATGGGTTCAGGTAAATGACGTAACCAAGAAGCATGCCGCACTCGCAAATGGAACGAATGATCATGATCATATTGGGAACGCTCTGACGAATGGCGTTCACATCGCCCAAAACACGAGACATGAGCATCCCCACACGACTTTCTTCGAAAAAGCGCATGGGTAAATAGATTATTTTGGAAAAAAGTTGTTGCCTGAGATTGTGTAAAACCTGATAGCCAACAATATTCATGACATAGACCTGACCGAAACGGGCAAGACACTTTGTCAAGATAACGGCGAGAAACTGCAGGGGAACAATGATCAGCGCATCCGCATCGCGGGCGATGAATATCTCGTTCATGGTCGGCTTCACAAGATGCGCTATGGCCGGGTTGCATGCGGAAACCACCAAAGCGGACAGAAAGGCGAAAGCCACACGCCAGCGGTACGGCCAAAAGCAGGCAGCGCAACGCTTGATCAATTGCTTGGAGCCAAAATGGTCGACCGAGGTCAGATTATGTTTACTCACCCGAAATCCTCATGAATATAAAGCATTGACCAAAGGGAATTACCACGAGCGAGTCTGTCAGACAATCCGCAGCAAGACAAGAATATACACCAGAAGCTGTACAGGAAACAAAAGAGGAACGGCCGCCTGAAAAAACGACCGTTCCCATTTGAAGCGTTCAAAATAATTACATGGCGCCGCTGGCGTTCAATTCCTCGATCTGTTTGTCCACTTCCTGCTGCAGTTTGGCCGGAAGCCCCATGATGTCAGTATTCAAGAAGCCGCGAACAATGGTCGAGGTAGCTTCGTCCTCATCCAGACCGCGCGCCATGAGATATTCGATCTCTTCCTGGGCGATCTTGCCGACTGAAGCCTCATGCGAAAGCTCCACGCCTTCCTTGCAGCCGTCCAGTTCGGGAATCGCCCAGATGCGCCCTTCCCCGAGAATCAACCCCTGACATTCCAAATGTCCGCGGGAAGGCACATGCCGCGCACCGATATGCCCGCGATTAATGATGGTACCGCCTGTGGAAATTGTACGGGCGATGATCTCGCAACGGGTGTCTGGAGCATCCATAATGACCCGGTTGCCCATGTCCAGATGCGATCCTTCCGGGGCAACCACCACGGAATTGAAACGGGCACGGGCCCCACGTCCTTTGAGGGTGATGGTGGGGTACATCTGCAAATCCTTGACCGGACGCATCAGAATATAGTTGTTGAGCAGGATACCGCCCTCTTCAACAACACCGGCGGAACGGGGACGCACAGAAACGTTGCTGCCCCAGTTGTGCACCATGGTAAAAGTCAGCTTACCGCCCTTCTTGACGTAAAACTCGGATATACCGAAATGTGCGCCCGTGGTCTTGCCGTGGGCAACAGAACATCCGGTAAGGATGTGCAATTCGGAATTCTCTTCGACAACAACAATGTTGTGAACATTCTGCCCGACCTGCTCGGCCTTGAGGAACAGACATGACTGCACGGGCTTCTCAATCTTCGCACCGGGTTTGGTGCGAATGAAGTATCCACCGTGTGTATTTTCATAAGTATTACGCGTATATTCATCCCTGTCCTTGTCAATCAGCTGCCAACGGTATTCGGGAAGGCCGTCATACTTCTCAATGGCATCCTTGATGTCCATGATCTCAAGACCGGGATCGTTGGACTGACAGTGGACGTTGGAATGATCCATTTGCAGGAAGGAACCACTGCGATTGGCATCTTCGACATCAACCCCGGACATGATCAGGGTTTCCTTGTCATTATCATCCAAGGTGGAAAGGTCTTCGATCTGCTCGCGATCGAGCCCATCGAACTTGAATTGGGAAAGATCAACCTTACTCATTACATATACTCCATGCCGATGCGGCTAGTTCAAACAGCGAACACATTCCTGATAGCCATTGGCACGGATATGCTCGAGGATGTCCCGGGGACGAGCTTCGCAACACAGATGTCCGTTGTAGAGAACCTGGCCGCGGTCTGCGTTGACATAATCAAGGATGTAACCGGTATGCGTTATGATCAGGCCTGAAGTATTGGCCTGTTCGCGAATCTGCTTGAGTGACTGATCCGGCCGGGCATCGATCCTTCCGTCCAGCAACTGACGGCAAACCTTGCCGATGAGCTGCATGTTTTCAAGGTCCACGCCGGATTCGGGCTCATCAAAAAGCACAAGGCTCGGACGCTGCGCCATGAGTTGCAACAACTCGGAACGCTTGATTTCCCCCCCGGAAAAGCCGTCGTTGATATCCCGGTCCAGAAAATCCGTGAAGTTGACCCTGTCGGCCAGCTCGGGAATATCCACTTCGTGCTCGCGTGCGCAAAGCTGCACCAGATGACTGGTACGCAATCCGTGAATGGTAGGCGGACGCTGGAAGGACATGCCTACCCCGAGGCGAGCCCGCTCATAGGTGGGGGCATGCGTAATATCGACACCCTTGAACGTTATTTTTCCCTGAGTGACATCGTATCCGCCAAAACCCATCAACGTCATCAACAGCGACGTTTTCCCCGAACCGTTCGGTCCAAAGAGAATGAACGTCTCTCCTTCGCGAATCTCAAGGTTGATGCCCTTGAGAACTTCCTTGTCACCTATGTTTACGTGAAGATCTTCTATTTTCAGCATTTGATTCCTCATTTTGACCTTAATCCATGCAACAGAATCCCTTACTTGAGCCCGGAACGGAAGTCCAGCGGCATTTACCATACTGTCAAAGTGTGAAATGGCGTGAAACTTGACATGAACGCACCATATTGAAAGTGTCAATCCAAACTCATGAACCAAACAGCACAAAAGGAATTCACATGGGTTCTCGAAAAAAAAAACAAACTCTTGAAGACCTGAAAAAAATAAAAATAGGGTCCGGTGACGACTATATGGACAAGCTCATGGAAAAAGCCCGCGAGGCCAAAGCCTCGCCAGCCGCGTCTCCCGATCCCCCGAAAGAACCACACGAAGAAACCGACGACGAGGAAACCTTTTTCAATGCCATGCAGGGGGTGCAACAGCTGGAAGGCCAGAGAAAAGGACGTGAGATCCCGACAAAAACGACCCCTCGCAAAAAGGTGCCCATGGCGGAAAAGGATGAATCGGAAGACCTCCGGCAATTCATGGCCGGAAACATCGATTTCGAGCTTGAATATACCGATGAGTACATGCATGGCTATGTCACGGGATTGGACAGCAAGGTGTTTTACCAACTCAAGGCCGGCAGCCTGAGCCATCAGGCCCACGTGGACCTTCATGGCCTGAATTCAGAACAGGCAAGGGACAACCTGCTCTTCTTCATCCGGGAATGCTATCTGCAGAACAAACGCTGCCTGCTGGTTATTACTGGCAGAGGCAAAAATTCCCCGGGCGGACGCGGCATCCTGCGCCAAGAGTTGCAGACATGGCTGACCAAAGACCCACTGCGCCGCATCGTGTTGGCCTTCTGCACGGCTCAGGCCAAGGATGGAGGTGCCGGAGCTGTCTATGTCCTTTTGCGAAAACAAAAAAAGCAAAAAGGCAAAGTCAAATGGGACACCATGATGAATTGGTAATAAAAAAAGCCCCCCAACCAAACGGTTAGGGGGCTTCTTCTTCGCCAAAACAGGCTTTAGGCGGCCTCTTCCTGCCCGCCTTCCTGTTCCTTGCCCATACCCTTGACCAAAGCAAGCTCCTCTGCGGAGAATATCTTATTAATATCCAAGATAATAATGAACTTTTCGTCCTGACGTCCCATACCGCGGATGTATTCGGCATTGACCGCCGCACCCATTTTCGGTGCCGGTTCAATGCTTTCGGGCATCATCTCGAACACCTCACGAACAGAATCCACCAGAGCCCCCATAACGGTAATCTCTCCGTCGAATTCTATTTCCACTATGATGATACACGTATCAACCGTGTCTTCGCCCTTTGACATACCAAGTTTCATACGCATATCCACAACAGGGACAGCGTGGCCGCGCAAATTGATTACTCCACGCATAAATCCCGGAGTTCGCGGAATTTTGGTAATGGAAGTCAGTTCCAAAACCTCCCGAACGGTGCCGATATCAAGGGCAAATATCTCGCGCCCGAGAGTAAACGTCAAAAACTGATTGATGTCATTCAGGACTTCTTCAGACATTGCACTCCCCTTTTTTTGGTTTGGGCTTTATTCAACACTATTCACCCTTCCAATTCCTGCAATGATTTTCTCGCAGTCAAAACTGTTCAAAATCATCATCCCGGTCGCCAATCGAATCCAGTTGCTCTACATTCCCGGAATAAGCGTTGTGATCATAATCAGTTGCCTGATTACCTGCAATAGAAAGCTGGTTGAGCGGCTTTGAAGGGCCTACACTTTTTACTGCACGATCTCGCCCATTCAGGCTTGCATAGGAACCAGAACCGTTTTCCGTGCGGAAAAACGACATTGTCTGCTGTAAAAGCTGCCCTTGCCCGGCCAACTCCTCGCTGGTTGAGGCCATTTCTTCGGACGCCGAAGCATTCTGCTGGATAACTGTATCCAATTGTTGGATAGCATCATTGATTTGCGCAGCGCCGCTATTCTGCTCGTTGCTTGAAGCGGCAATCTCCTGAACCAGCTCTGCGGTCTTTTGGATGTCAGGCACGAGCTTTTCGAGCATCTGCCCGGCCTGTTCTGCCACACTGACGGTAGACGTTGACAACTCGCTGATTTCACCGGCGGCGGTCCCGCTACGTTCAGCAAGCTTGCGGACCTCGGCAGCCACAACGGCGAACCCCTTGCCGTGTTCGCCTGCACGCGCGGCCTCGATTGCAGCGTTCAATGCCAAGAGGTTGGTCTGTCGGGCGATCTCCTCGATTATGGAAATCTTCTCGGCAATATTTTTCATGGCCTCGACAGCCTGATGCACGGCTACGCCGCCCTGTTCCGCATCAATCGAGGCTTGGCGGGCGATAGATTCCGTCTGTGTAGCATTTTCCGCATTCTGGCTGATGTTGGATCCCATCTCCTCCATGGATGACGAAACCTCTTCTATGGAAGCGGCCTGTTCTGTCGCCCCCTGGGAAAGTGTTTCTGCCGAGGCAGACATCTCCTCACTGCCGGACGCCACATTGTCCGTTGCTCCCCTGACATCAGCAACCACCACACGAAGCCGCTCAACCATAGAATTGAGGGCCGCGGCAAGCACGCCGACTTCATCCTTTTGATTGACCTGCAACGTCTGCGTAAAATCGCCCGAAGCCATGGCCTCGGCAAAATTGACCCCCATGGCAACGGGACGGGTTATGGATCGCGTAAGGAAAACTGCGGCAACAATACCGATCAGCAAAGCAAAAGCCGCAGCTCCCAGGCTCATATAAACAGCCTGACTGATTTCTTGCAGCATTTTATTTTTCTGATCCGCGCGTGCTTCCCGGCAAACCGTGTCCGCATTTCTTGCGGCAGCGACCATATCACTTGTGGCAGTGTCCTGCTGCTT encodes:
- a CDS encoding SufB/SufD family protein, producing MSKVDLSQFKFDGLDREQIEDLSTLDDNDKETLIMSGVDVEDANRSGSFLQMDHSNVHCQSNDPGLEIMDIKDAIEKYDGLPEYRWQLIDKDRDEYTRNTYENTHGGYFIRTKPGAKIEKPVQSCLFLKAEQVGQNVHNIVVVEENSELHILTGCSVAHGKTTGAHFGISEFYVKKGGKLTFTMVHNWGSNVSVRPRSAGVVEEGGILLNNYILMRPVKDLQMYPTITLKGRGARARFNSVVVAPEGSHLDMGNRVIMDAPDTRCEIIARTISTGGTIINRGHIGARHVPSRGHLECQGLILGEGRIWAIPELDGCKEGVELSHEASVGKIAQEEIEYLMARGLDEDEATSTIVRGFLNTDIMGLPAKLQQEVDKQIEELNASGAM
- a CDS encoding methyl-accepting chemotaxis protein, translated to MLKNMRLGLKLGLGFGLVLLLTLLVAVIGYQSLHGVQDRVDKADDVNRLVRFILEARVVEKNYMQRKDEKYLDEHAEALKKLNAQVTQTRNKFDQELNKKQMDSVKGAVQKYAEEFSGYVAMEGQKNTAMAAMREHARTALTEIEALREDQKKQLASLRRTGTASQQALNDKITKADDANRMIKWFLDARKNEKEVIISGKESFLLKNKKDIEQLLTLGKDLKTRFANRNNMAQIDNVMSSIAAYQKEFGHFVELIKQQDTATSDMVAAARNADTVCREARADQKNKMLQEISQAVYMSLGAAAFALLIGIVAAVFLTRSITRPVAMGVNFAEAMASGDFTQTLQVNQKDEVGVLAAALNSMVERLRVVVADVRGATDNVASGSEEMSASAETLSQGATEQAASIEEVSSSMEEMGSNISQNAENATQTESIARQASIDAEQGGVAVHQAVEAMKNIAEKISIIEEIARQTNLLALNAAIEAARAGEHGKGFAVVAAEVRKLAERSGTAAGEISELSTSTVSVAEQAGQMLEKLVPDIQKTAELVQEIAASSNEQNSGAAQINDAIQQLDTVIQQNASASEEMASTSEELAGQGQLLQQTMSFFRTENGSGSYASLNGRDRAVKSVGPSKPLNQLSIAGNQATDYDHNAYSGNVEQLDSIGDRDDDFEQF
- a CDS encoding Smr/MutS family protein, with protein sequence MGSRKKKQTLEDLKKIKIGSGDDYMDKLMEKAREAKASPAASPDPPKEPHEETDDEETFFNAMQGVQQLEGQRKGREIPTKTTPRKKVPMAEKDESEDLRQFMAGNIDFELEYTDEYMHGYVTGLDSKVFYQLKAGSLSHQAHVDLHGLNSEQARDNLLFFIRECYLQNKRCLLVITGRGKNSPGGRGILRQELQTWLTKDPLRRIVLAFCTAQAKDGGAGAVYVLLRKQKKQKGKVKWDTMMNW
- a CDS encoding glycosyltransferase family 9 protein, translated to MKKDISQLAPERILVCQQRQIGDVVLSTPAFTLLRRAYPQAELHLATEKKCVPVVSNNPNIDRIWAFDRDSGLLSRFGQLVEMRRTRFDLVIDFQQLPRCRTAVLASGASVRLSYPPKWYNRPLYTHWNAMDMGYAVKAKMSVMRPLGIEWNGERPRMYPTQQERNEAESFLDGIGIKPEHVLVTVDATHWSDARRWPAGHFSTLMNALLEERPFLRFLLLYGPGEKDQVQMVFDGVKRKECCHINPEVLQIRQTAAIMEHACLHLGNCSAPRHFALAVGTPTFTMVGSNSGFSWTFPSPDHDYIANRVDCWCKRDTCENGTFRCMTELLPETVLPFVLDKLPRSGDFEE
- a CDS encoding ABC transporter ATP-binding protein, with translation MLKIEDLHVNIGDKEVLKGINLEIREGETFILFGPNGSGKTSLLMTLMGFGGYDVTQGKITFKGVDITHAPTYERARLGVGMSFQRPPTIHGLRTSHLVQLCAREHEVDIPELADRVNFTDFLDRDINDGFSGGEIKRSELLQLMAQRPSLVLFDEPESGVDLENMQLIGKVCRQLLDGRIDARPDQSLKQIREQANTSGLIITHTGYILDYVNADRGQVLYNGHLCCEARPRDILEHIRANGYQECVRCLN
- a CDS encoding ABC transporter ATP-binding protein, whose amino-acid sequence is MSKHNLTSVDHFGSKQLIKRCAACFWPYRWRVAFAFLSALVVSACNPAIAHLVKPTMNEIFIARDADALIIVPLQFLAVILTKCLARFGQVYVMNIVGYQVLHNLRQQLFSKIIYLPMRFFEESRVGMLMSRVLGDVNAIRQSVPNMIMIIRSICECGMLLGYVIYLNPFLALKTLVVLPLGLLCILYFSKKLRKVGRKLQVQAADINSVTQESLSGVKVVKAFNTEETEKSKFAKESYGVVHLSKKQVLASELSSRTMEFIGGISISFALWYGGSQVVAGNIDAGSFFSFVTALFMLYEPIKKINDANKNVQQALASAERVFGLLDSTEIACEKGGDAAFEPPLGSIEFDHVTFSYPTAGEEAVSDFHLSVAQGEQIALVGPSGSGKTTLVNLIPRFYDVCRGDIRINGRSLPEYDLGSLRRNIGMVSQDAVLFNATIRENICYGMDDVDEAQLVDAAKAAFAHDFISELPEGYETMCGERGVKLSGGQKQRITIARALLKDPALLILDEATSALDTQAERIVQKALDNLMENRTSIVIAHRLSTVLNADKIVVMQKGRIVGMGNHEALLESCDLYNTLHSLQFCQSLSEEDARAMSAGE
- a CDS encoding metal-dependent hydrolase, whose translation is MFFGIMGVVGAVMLGWLARDPMEIAGLVGFCLLGALFPDVDTDSKGQNLFYSLMILVDAGMIYLKMYVWAAWLGLFAMLPAIGHHRGWTHTWWAMLVVPLPIVLVPVLFMGVREPEPFVRFYLAFLLGYFSHLMLDGEFT
- the sucD gene encoding succinate--CoA ligase subunit alpha — protein: MLLNEHKSKTLFQRADIAIPLGTTITPKTLEQTAPDMPLPWFLKAQVLAKGRGKAGGILRINTPEELVPTARRLFDLDINGHPVPLIRVESATDIKREFYISLTISRERRCILLTVGREGGMDIESLGAENLLIQEIRLPAGLQACQVRAAFFHLELEKKLLTPFHKLLTSLFTMMLDNGLLLAEINPLVLTESDEFVALDGKVEMDDNFVELNPDMEEYYQPEHASKEENEAREAGLSFVKLPGWVGLVVNGAGLAMATMDLLNFSGLSASNFLDLGGAADRTRMATALRLLFDDTAVKAIFINMFGGILSCEKVARALEDVLDGRQPRKPIVARMAGKDSEQGQAVLREMNVQNLHVARDMAQAMEILASLKPENAPKVDFPAPMGTRTAKPQKATGHVSAHNFGIDKDTPILVQGITGKVGQMHTTLMQEYGANIVAGVTPFKGGQTILGVPVYDSVEKALRHHEIGASIIFVPPRMAADAVVEAAVNHIPWAICITEGIIQQDMLSALWQVKDSPTRIVGPNTPGLIVPGQTKIGILPPQPFTPGPVAIISRSGTLTYEVAQRLTNAGIGQSLGFGIGGDPFIGTSFVDMFEMLRNHAATKAVVVLGEIGGTAEEDLAHYVMDTGFDKPVISFVAGQTAPPGKRLGHAGAILQQGGSTQSKLETMAEAGFVVCESLEIIPELTAKILDETKEP
- a CDS encoding glycosyltransferase family 4 protein, with amino-acid sequence MRGGQRQVLYLARHLQNIPGFEPHIVAPEASPLPGRAREWNIPCSTIPAASDLNPVNILSFFKLLKKIRPNVIHTNDAKGASLGSLAKSASRHDFKLIHSRRVSYSPKKGWSTKKYAMGDMIVGVSKEICQAMTGCGIDERKTRVIHSGIDANLYSPRKSKESLFTIGAIGALTKQKGMHVLLDALKELRQKTNLPEWQCLIAGNGPLMNDLQSHANVLGISDAILFLGHAESTTVLEKIDVLAVPSVDGEGSNAVIKEGWATGTPLITSDLPSNLELVTDKQDGLVFPNRDAKALAEALSRLMTDDDLARSLVKAGHDSVDRFSVQVMGEQYVQLYKELAT
- a CDS encoding chemotaxis protein CheW; the encoded protein is MSEEVLNDINQFLTFTLGREIFALDIGTVREVLELTSITKIPRTPGFMRGVINLRGHAVPVVDMRMKLGMSKGEDTVDTCIIIVEIEFDGEITVMGALVDSVREVFEMMPESIEPAPKMGAAVNAEYIRGMGRQDEKFIIILDINKIFSAEELALVKGMGKEQEGGQEEAA